In the Sarcophilus harrisii chromosome 1, mSarHar1.11, whole genome shotgun sequence genome, one interval contains:
- the KAT8 gene encoding histone acetyltransferase KAT8 isoform X2: MATASSATAATVGAPGEGEAGGGERAIAEGTSPPPGRASPPAPARGEPEVTVEIGETYLCRRPDSTWHSAEVIQSRVNDQEGREEFYVHYVGFNRRLDEWVDKNRLALTKTVKEAVQKNSEKYLSELAEQPERKITRNQKRKHDEINHVQKTYAEMDPTTAALEKEHEAITKVKYVDKIHIGNYEIDAWYFSPFPEDYGKQPKLWLCEYCLKYMKFEKSYRFHLGQCQWRQPPGKEIYRKNNISVYEVDGKDHKIYCQNLCLLAKLFLDHKTLYFDVEPFVFYILTEVDRQGAHIVGYFSKEKESPDGNNVACILTLPPYQRRGYGKFLIAFSYELSKLESTVGSPEKPLSDLGKLSYRSYWSWVLLEILRDFRGTLSIKDLSQMTSITQNDIISTLQSLNMVKYWKGQHVICVTPKLVEEHLKSAQYKKPPITVDSVCLKWAPPKHKQVKLSKK, translated from the exons ATGGCGACGGCAAGCTCCGCTACGGCGGCCACGGTCGGAGCCCCGGGGGAGGGCGAGGCCGGGGGCGGGGAGAGAGCTATCGCCGAAGGGACCTCCCCGCCCCCAGGCCGCGCCTCCCCTCCGGCCCCGGCCCGCGGCGAGCCCGAGGTCACGGTGGAGATCGGAGAAACCTACCTTTGCCGACGTCCGGATAGCACTTGGC ACTCAGCAGAGGTGATTCAGTCCCGTGTGAATGACCAAGAAGGACGAGAGGAATTCTATGTGCATTATGTGGGCT tTAATCGTCGTCTGGATGAATGGGTTGACAAGAACCGACTGGCCTTGACCAAGACAGTGAAAGAAGCTGttcaaaagaactctgagaagtACCTAAGTGAGCTGGCAGAGCAGCCTGAGCGCAAGATCACCCGCAACCAGAAACGCAAGCATGATGAAATCAACCATGTGCAAAAG ACCTATGCAGAAATGGATCCCACAACAGCAGCACTAGAAAAGGAACATGAAGCA ATTACTAAAGTGAAGTATGTGGATAAGATTCATATTGGAAACTATGAGATTGATGCCTGGTACTTCTCCCCATTCCCAGAAGATTATGGGAAACAGCCCAAACTTTGGCTTTGTGAATACTGCCTGAAGTACATGAAGTTTGAGAAGAGCTACCGTTTCCATTTG GGGCAGTGTCAATGGAGACAGCCACCTGGCAAGGAAATTTATCGAAAGAACAACATCTCCGTGTATGAAGTGGATGGCAAAGACCACAAG ATTTATTGCCAGAACCTGTGTCTATTGGCCAAGCTTTTCCTGGACCACAAGACCCTGTACTTTGATGTGGAACCATTTGTCTTCTACATCTTGACTGAAGTGGACAGACAGGGAGCCCACATTGTGGGCTACTTCTCTAAG GAGAAGGAGTCCCCAGATGGGAATAATGTGGCCTGTATCCTGACCCTCCCCCCATATCAGCGGCGAGGTTATGGCAAGTTCCTCATTGCCTTCA GTTACGAACTGTCGAAGTTAGAGAGTACAGTGGGTTCTCCAGAGAAGCCACTGTCAGACCTGGGGAAGCTGAGCTATCGTAGTTATTGGTCCTGGGTCTTGCTGGAGATCCTGAGGGACTTCCGAGGCACACTGTCAATCAAAGATCTCAG CCAGATGACCAGCATCACTCAAAATGACATCATCAGCACTCTGCAGTCACTCAATATGGTCAAGTACTGGAAAGGGCAGCATGTCATCTGTGTCACCCCCAAGCTAGTAGAAGAGCATCTCAAGAGCGCCCAGTACAAGAAGCCCCCCATAACAG TGGACTCAGTTTGTCTCAAGTGGGCACCACCCAAGCATAAGCAAGTAAAGTTGTCTAAGAAGTGA
- the KAT8 gene encoding histone acetyltransferase KAT8 isoform X1, with amino-acid sequence MATASSATAATVGAPGEGEAGGGERAIAEGTSPPPGRASPPAPARGEPEVTVEIGETYLCRRPDSTWHSAEVIQSRVNDQEGREEFYVHYVGFNRRLDEWVDKNRLALTKTVKEAVQKNSEKYLSELAEQPERKITRNQKRKHDEINHVQKTYAEMDPTTAALEKEHEAITKVKYVDKIHIGNYEIDAWYFSPFPEDYGKQPKLWLCEYCLKYMKFEKSYRFHLGQCQWRQPPGKEIYRKNNISVYEVDGKDHKIYCQNLCLLAKLFLDHKTLYFDVEPFVFYILTEVDRQGAHIVGYFSKFSTRLLLKEKESPDGNNVACILTLPPYQRRGYGKFLIAFSYELSKLESTVGSPEKPLSDLGKLSYRSYWSWVLLEILRDFRGTLSIKDLSQMTSITQNDIISTLQSLNMVKYWKGQHVICVTPKLVEEHLKSAQYKKPPITVDSVCLKWAPPKHKQVKLSKK; translated from the exons ATGGCGACGGCAAGCTCCGCTACGGCGGCCACGGTCGGAGCCCCGGGGGAGGGCGAGGCCGGGGGCGGGGAGAGAGCTATCGCCGAAGGGACCTCCCCGCCCCCAGGCCGCGCCTCCCCTCCGGCCCCGGCCCGCGGCGAGCCCGAGGTCACGGTGGAGATCGGAGAAACCTACCTTTGCCGACGTCCGGATAGCACTTGGC ACTCAGCAGAGGTGATTCAGTCCCGTGTGAATGACCAAGAAGGACGAGAGGAATTCTATGTGCATTATGTGGGCT tTAATCGTCGTCTGGATGAATGGGTTGACAAGAACCGACTGGCCTTGACCAAGACAGTGAAAGAAGCTGttcaaaagaactctgagaagtACCTAAGTGAGCTGGCAGAGCAGCCTGAGCGCAAGATCACCCGCAACCAGAAACGCAAGCATGATGAAATCAACCATGTGCAAAAG ACCTATGCAGAAATGGATCCCACAACAGCAGCACTAGAAAAGGAACATGAAGCA ATTACTAAAGTGAAGTATGTGGATAAGATTCATATTGGAAACTATGAGATTGATGCCTGGTACTTCTCCCCATTCCCAGAAGATTATGGGAAACAGCCCAAACTTTGGCTTTGTGAATACTGCCTGAAGTACATGAAGTTTGAGAAGAGCTACCGTTTCCATTTG GGGCAGTGTCAATGGAGACAGCCACCTGGCAAGGAAATTTATCGAAAGAACAACATCTCCGTGTATGAAGTGGATGGCAAAGACCACAAG ATTTATTGCCAGAACCTGTGTCTATTGGCCAAGCTTTTCCTGGACCACAAGACCCTGTACTTTGATGTGGAACCATTTGTCTTCTACATCTTGACTGAAGTGGACAGACAGGGAGCCCACATTGTGGGCTACTTCTCTAAG TTCTCTACCCGCCTGCTCCTGAAGGAGAAGGAGTCCCCAGATGGGAATAATGTGGCCTGTATCCTGACCCTCCCCCCATATCAGCGGCGAGGTTATGGCAAGTTCCTCATTGCCTTCA GTTACGAACTGTCGAAGTTAGAGAGTACAGTGGGTTCTCCAGAGAAGCCACTGTCAGACCTGGGGAAGCTGAGCTATCGTAGTTATTGGTCCTGGGTCTTGCTGGAGATCCTGAGGGACTTCCGAGGCACACTGTCAATCAAAGATCTCAG CCAGATGACCAGCATCACTCAAAATGACATCATCAGCACTCTGCAGTCACTCAATATGGTCAAGTACTGGAAAGGGCAGCATGTCATCTGTGTCACCCCCAAGCTAGTAGAAGAGCATCTCAAGAGCGCCCAGTACAAGAAGCCCCCCATAACAG TGGACTCAGTTTGTCTCAAGTGGGCACCACCCAAGCATAAGCAAGTAAAGTTGTCTAAGAAGTGA
- the LOC116419968 gene encoding polyserase-2-like yields MASPAAFHFVISPEPPLASPSLLEAEMASNWWCYCVHGSKVDRVPNPLENPSILCAEYHEEEKNGCWPLDEQRQPLISYMEDQLKWDFLASHTKTVTHGVGRGARCQGHKFAWPLVSSVILTDTHCVPRHGSIASRLQVKLGRTRFGTPGQVSRLVSSIHYTKGSPLVLLKLETRVEISASALPVCLNSGPVSTNMNCWMIGWKDTVNRVPQAVPVFIWTRKKCPALNKRTLPLGTICALQGRKRIQRYEVDPGSSLMCKRGPDSWVLMGISIRGSQKLFAPVATQQSWISRTVWDAPFV; encoded by the exons ATGGCAAGTCCTGCAGCTTTCCACTTTGTTATCTCCCCAGAGCCACCCCTGGCTTCCCCGTCCCTGTTGGAAGCTGAAATGGCATCTAACTGGTGGTGTTATTGCGTCCATGGCTCGAAGGTGGACAGGGTACCCAACCCCTTGGAGAATCCTAGCATCCTGTGTGCTGAATAccatgaagaggagaaaaatggctGTTGG CCTCTGGATGAGCAGAGGCAGCCCCTTATCTCCTATATGGAGGATCAGCTCAAGTGGGACTTTCTGGCT TCCCATACAAAGACAGTAACCCATGGCGTTGGCAGAGGTGCACGGTGCCAGGGACATAAGTTTGCATGGCCTCTAGTGAGCTCAGTGATTCTAACAGACACTCATTGTGTGCCCAG GCATGGCTCCATAGCGTCCCGTCTACAGGTTAAACTGGGTAGAACACGCTTCGGTACCCCGGGCCAGGTGTCAAGGCTGGTCAGCAGCATTCATTACACCAAGGGATCACCCCTAGTCCTACTGAAGCTAGAGACTAGGGTAGAAATTTCAGCTTCTGCTCTGCCAGTCTGTCTCAATTCTGGGCCAGTTTCAACAAATATGAACTGTTGGATGATAGGCTGGAAAGATACTGTAAACCGAG TCCCCCAGGCAGTACCCGTGTTCATCTGGACCCGAAAAAAGTGCCCCGCCCTCAACAAGCGCACCCTACCTCTGGGAACCATCTGTGCACTACAAGGCAGGAAAAGAATACAAAGATATGAG GTTGACCCGGGCTCATCTCTCATGTGCAAACGAGGACCTGACTCCTGGGTCCTGATGGGCATTTCAATAAGGGGAAGCCAAAAACTGTTTGCCCCAGTGGCGACCCAACAGTCTTGGATCTCTCGGACTGTGTGGGATGCACCCTTTGTGTAA
- the BCKDK gene encoding 3-methyl-2-oxobutanoate dehydrogenase [lipoamide] kinase, mitochondrial translates to MLLASVLGSGPRGGSPLWPLASPALRFWSTSATDTHHMELARERSKTVTSFYNQSAIDAAAEKPSVRLTPTMMLYSGRSQDGSHLLKSARYLHHELPVRIAHRIKGFRSLPFIIGCNPTILHVHELYIRAFQKLSEFAPIKDQASEAQYCQLVRQLLDDHKDVVTLLAEGLRECRKHIQDEKLVRYFLDKTLTSRLGIRMLATHHLALHEDKPDFVGIICTRLSPKKIIEKWVDFARRLCEHKYGNAPRVRINGHVAARFPFIPMPLDYILPELLKNAMRATMESHLDTPYNVPDIVITIANNDIDLIIRISDRGGGIAHHHLDKVMDYHFTTAEASTQDPRISPLFGHLDTNSNGQSGPMHGFGFGLPTSRAYAEYLGGSLRLQSLQGIGTDVYLRLRHIDGKEESFRI, encoded by the exons ATGCTCTTAGCATCAGTGCTGGGGAGTGGCCCCCGTGGGGGTTCCCCACTCTGGCCACTGGCTTCCCCGGCTCTTCGATTCTGGTCTACTTCGGCCACTGACACCCATCACATGGAACTGGCCAGAGAGCGATCCAAGACTGTCACCTCTTTCTACAACCAGTCAGCCATTGATGCTGCAGCTGAGAAG CCTTCTGTCCGTCTTACTCCAACCATGATGTTGTACTCAGGCCGTTCCCAGGATGGCAGCCACCTGCTG AAAAGTGCCCGTTACCTACACCACGAGCTCCCTGTTCGTATAGCTCATCGTATCAAGGGCTTCCGAAGTCTGCCTTTCATCATTGGCTGCAATCCTACCATTCTccatgtg CATGAACTCTATATCCGAGCCTTCCAAAAGCTGAGTGAATTTGCCCCG ATAAAGGACCAGGCATCTGAGGCTCAGTATTGCCAGTTGGTCCGTCAACTCCTAGATGATCACAAAGATGTGGTAACTCTTCTGGCTGAGGGACTTCGAGAGTGCCGGAAGCATATCCAG gATGAGAAACTGGTCCGATATTTCTTGGACAAGACACTGACGTCACGGCTGGGAATCCGTATGTTGGCCACCCATCACCTGGCTCTGCATGAGGACAAG CCCGACTTTGTGGGGATCATCTGTACTCGACTCTCTCCAAAGAAGATCATTGAGAAGTGGGTGGACTTTGCCAG GAGGCTGTGTGAACACAAGTATGGAAATGCCCCTCGAGTTCGGATCAATGGCCATGTGGCTGCCCGGTTCCCCTTCATCCCAATGCCCCTGGACTACATTCTTCCTGAGCTGCTGAAGAATGCTATGAG GGCCACAATGGAGAGCCATCTAGACACTCCATACAATGTCCCGGATATTGTCATCACTATTGCCAACAATGATATCGACCTTATTATCAG AATTTCAGATCGGGGTGGGGGCATCGCTCACCACCACTTGGACAAAGTGATGGATTACCATTTCACTACGGCTGAAGCCAGCACTCAGGATCCCCGAATCAGTCCGCTTTTTGGTCACCTGGATACAAACAGCAATGGCCAGTCAGGACCTATGCATGG GTTTGGTTTTGGTCTTCCTACATCCAGGGCCTATGCAGAATACTTAGGTGGTTCCCTTCGCCTCCAGTCCTTGCAAGGGATCGGCACAGATGTCTACCTACGACTTCGGCATATTGATGGCAAGGAAGAGAGCTTCCGGATCTGA
- the KAT8 gene encoding histone acetyltransferase KAT8 isoform X3, which translates to MNFLPLDSAEVIQSRVNDQEGREEFYVHYVGFNRRLDEWVDKNRLALTKTVKEAVQKNSEKYLSELAEQPERKITRNQKRKHDEINHVQKTYAEMDPTTAALEKEHEAITKVKYVDKIHIGNYEIDAWYFSPFPEDYGKQPKLWLCEYCLKYMKFEKSYRFHLGQCQWRQPPGKEIYRKNNISVYEVDGKDHKIYCQNLCLLAKLFLDHKTLYFDVEPFVFYILTEVDRQGAHIVGYFSKFSTRLLLKEKESPDGNNVACILTLPPYQRRGYGKFLIAFSYELSKLESTVGSPEKPLSDLGKLSYRSYWSWVLLEILRDFRGTLSIKDLSQMTSITQNDIISTLQSLNMVKYWKGQHVICVTPKLVEEHLKSAQYKKPPITVDSVCLKWAPPKHKQVKLSKK; encoded by the exons ATGAACTTCCTACCTTTAG ACTCAGCAGAGGTGATTCAGTCCCGTGTGAATGACCAAGAAGGACGAGAGGAATTCTATGTGCATTATGTGGGCT tTAATCGTCGTCTGGATGAATGGGTTGACAAGAACCGACTGGCCTTGACCAAGACAGTGAAAGAAGCTGttcaaaagaactctgagaagtACCTAAGTGAGCTGGCAGAGCAGCCTGAGCGCAAGATCACCCGCAACCAGAAACGCAAGCATGATGAAATCAACCATGTGCAAAAG ACCTATGCAGAAATGGATCCCACAACAGCAGCACTAGAAAAGGAACATGAAGCA ATTACTAAAGTGAAGTATGTGGATAAGATTCATATTGGAAACTATGAGATTGATGCCTGGTACTTCTCCCCATTCCCAGAAGATTATGGGAAACAGCCCAAACTTTGGCTTTGTGAATACTGCCTGAAGTACATGAAGTTTGAGAAGAGCTACCGTTTCCATTTG GGGCAGTGTCAATGGAGACAGCCACCTGGCAAGGAAATTTATCGAAAGAACAACATCTCCGTGTATGAAGTGGATGGCAAAGACCACAAG ATTTATTGCCAGAACCTGTGTCTATTGGCCAAGCTTTTCCTGGACCACAAGACCCTGTACTTTGATGTGGAACCATTTGTCTTCTACATCTTGACTGAAGTGGACAGACAGGGAGCCCACATTGTGGGCTACTTCTCTAAG TTCTCTACCCGCCTGCTCCTGAAGGAGAAGGAGTCCCCAGATGGGAATAATGTGGCCTGTATCCTGACCCTCCCCCCATATCAGCGGCGAGGTTATGGCAAGTTCCTCATTGCCTTCA GTTACGAACTGTCGAAGTTAGAGAGTACAGTGGGTTCTCCAGAGAAGCCACTGTCAGACCTGGGGAAGCTGAGCTATCGTAGTTATTGGTCCTGGGTCTTGCTGGAGATCCTGAGGGACTTCCGAGGCACACTGTCAATCAAAGATCTCAG CCAGATGACCAGCATCACTCAAAATGACATCATCAGCACTCTGCAGTCACTCAATATGGTCAAGTACTGGAAAGGGCAGCATGTCATCTGTGTCACCCCCAAGCTAGTAGAAGAGCATCTCAAGAGCGCCCAGTACAAGAAGCCCCCCATAACAG TGGACTCAGTTTGTCTCAAGTGGGCACCACCCAAGCATAAGCAAGTAAAGTTGTCTAAGAAGTGA